The Lewinellaceae bacterium nucleotide sequence TCCCCCGCCATTACGTATGACACATTGTTATAGCCTGTTATTATTTATCTCCTTTATCATGTTTTAAAAACCAATCATACAAGTCTTGCTCTGGATATACTAACCATTGAATCCAATGTCCAACCTCAGGCAATCTTCTATATTTCAAATTTTTATTTTTTCCTTTTAGCTTTTCAATCATTCTATCCGTTTCTTCAACTGGAACAGTCTCATCAATAACTCCATGGAATGCCCAAATCGGAATATCTATCAAGTTATTTGAGTTTTTATAAATATAATCAATATGACTTGTAAAACCGCTCATAGGAGCAATCGCAGCAAATTTTTCAGGATATTTTATTGCAAGATACCATGTTCCTGCTCCTCCAAGACTCACTCCTGTCAGGTATACTCTATTTGTATCTATTCGGTATTTAGTAGATATTTCAGCGAAAAAGTTCTCAAACCAATTATCAGTTGACCAACGTATCAACGCGGGACATTGTGGAGATGCTATGATAAAAGGAAATTCTCTGCCTCGATAAATTTGGTCAGGTATTCCATAACCGTATAATTTTTTTAAATCTGTTCCTCTATGTGAACCTCCATGAAGATAAATTATAAGAGGGTATTTTTTTAAAGTGTCAGACTTATAATCAGAAGGAGTGTAAATCAAGTAATGGTAATTGGTATCAATTGGATTTACTTTTAATCCATGGTCGTAATCAAAATCATATAGTAATTCTCCTTCTTTTGACCAACCTTTAAAATTACCATGTCTCATTCCTCGTGTGTTACCTTTTATTTCATCAGGTATCCAATATCCTCTATCACTTATTTGTCCGTTTGAATAGAATTCCTCGCAAAGTCCATTCTTTTTGCCATTAAGATATTTGTATTTACTTTCTGGATTTCCATTCTCATACCATGTCTGATAAAGTCCTTGTTTTGTATTTGTTCTATAATTGCACCAATAATTTTCTTTAACCGTTTTATCAAATGTACTATATGTTCCTTTCATTTGAATCTGTCCATTTTCAAAATAATCCTCTACATGATAAAGACTATCATTATTGTCAAATTGAACTATACGTTTATAAATAATCGTATCATATTTTGAAATCGGTTGATGCAATAGAAAAGTATCAATCTGTTGAGCATGTAATCCCCAACTAATCAGAACAAGAATTATTATGTTTGTAATATGCTTCATTTTAATGGGCTATAACTCCGTTATCCAGGAACATTCCTGCCTTTTCATGCACCTCTCCCACAGAAGATCCAGGTCCGGGCCTACTGGCGGCTGAAAGAGGGCAAGCCGTACATGCGTATTCCGGTCAAAGCTAAAAGGCCTGGACCATCGACTTTTATTTTTTTGAGGGATGCTTCAAACATCAGAGGGTATAGCGCAAGTTATGTGCCGGCTTCCTGGATCAGGCAGCTATTCCGTCAATTTTGATATTGATTTTAAATTCGGTGAGGATGTTTTCAAGTTCTTTTAAGAAATCTTCACGCATGGCTTCATATTGTCGCATCATGCTTAACTCTTTTGATTCATTTTTGTGAAAATCAACCATTTCATTAAGATTATTTATCTGCTCTAAAATGTCCGATGCCCTGGCTATATTTTCCTGAATTTTTTTTGAGTCCATCTCATTTTAATTTTTGGTTCCAAATTTTATCTCGACAAATCCTTTTGGGAACTTCTTTTTCATTCGATTCTTTTTTGTTTCAGTGAACCAATTTCGCCAATAAACCAAGTCGAATTCAGTCATGTAACTTTTGTCATGTTCTTCCGAATAGACTTTCACAAAATAGGCATCTACACCGGGATAATTATTTTTTGCCCCGTATTTTCTGAATTTTACCTCAATAATTTGCTCATTTTTTTCGTAAATGTCAAAATCAATCAAATTTACGAAGTCAATATCATTAGGATTTTCTTTGTTGGTGATAAAACTTCCATCAATCCATTGAACGAAATTTGGAGTTACTTCTTTCTGAAAATCAATTAAATATTTAGCGTAACTGTCAAATATAGCTTTACGTGTAACGCTATTTTCAAATCTATCTGAAAAATAATTTTTCAATTCTTCAAATTCAATTTCGATTTTTTGGTATGGTTCTAAATTTCCCCTAATGTCAAAACTCAATTCCATTTGTCTATTTTCTTATATTCAATAACAGCTTTTTCAATTAATTGATTTCCTATTTATCTAGCTGGCACATAACGGTTAGTATATGAAAAGTAGGCGATTTCGAAGCACCAAACTTTCGGTTAAGCACAAAGTTTGATACGAGCTAAAAGCTTTAAATTCAGCACTATTTCGCCTATTTTTTATATACATTGTTACCACACGTTTTTTATTCCCAATATTCATATTCAAAATATCTTGGTACATATCCGCGAATACTTTTCAAAAGTCCATTGTCGTAATATTTATAAGTCAGTTGGTACTCGTTTTCTCGGTCGTTCATAAACTTTGAATAGACGTCTGACTTTATAAGTTGACCTTTGTCGTTGAAAAAATTCGTTATGGTTTTATCGTCTTTAAATTTTTCTAAATCCTTGTAGTCCTTGTAAGCAGTTGTGTTAGGAATTCCGTTTATTGTGTCAGTCACTTTTTTAAGTTTTGGCTCAAAATAATATCCATAAAACCTACTTACATAAAAGTCTTTGTCGTATTCTTTAGTCTTATTATATACGATAACTGAATCTTTTTTCCTTATAGTAATAGATTCGTAAGGTTGATAACTATACGAAGTTTCATAAACAAAATTTCCCAAATTTTTTCGAGACCAAGTCAGTTTACCATTAGTCCCATATTTAAAAATTATTGAATCCCGACCAATCGAATCTATTATTTTAACCAACTGATTTTTATTGTTATAGTCAAACAGGTTTATTTTTTCAATCCATTTTCTTTTCCGTGTTTTTCGATTATACGAAGCACTATATTTTGTCGAGCGTATTCTTTTTCCAGTTCGGTCAAATTCTATGATTTCAGACAAGTCTTTTGGCGAATTCACATATACAAATATTTTCTTTACTTGTCGGTTGGTATAAATACTGTCAGGTTGCCATTTATTTTCAATTTGTCCAAAACTGAATATTGGAATAGAAAGAAATATTAAAAAAAGAATTCTGTTCATTTTATCCAATTCGGTTTTTTCAAATGTGTGGTAACTCCGTTATCCAGGAACATTCCTGCCTTTTCATGCACCTCTCCCCCGAAGATCGAGGACCGGGCCTGCTGGTGGTTGAAAGAGGGCAAGCCTTACATGCGTATTTCGGCCAAAGCTACAAGCCTGCCTTCCGGCGGAGCAGGCAGGCCTGGACCATCGACTTTTATTTTTTTTTGATGTGTGCTTCAAACATCAGGGGTGTTTTCAATTAGTTAAATATGGGTTACTATTAGAATCCAATCGTATTTTCCCAAAACCGAATACTTTTTTACCTAAAGAAAAATCTAAAATTAACCATATAGGTAAGCAATATGTAAATCCCATCAGAAATAGAAATAAAATTACAAATCCACCCAAAAGTGGAATATATATAAAAAATCCACCTACATTGTCGATAACCTCCCAAACAGTGCCCAAATTTTTATGGTGTATCTTTTTTCCTTCATTAGATACTGGTATTTCAAGTTTTTGAACAGAGAAAGAATTTAAAAAACTTCGCCATTTTCGGATTGTTATTGTTGTATCCAATCCTTTTTTTCCAGTTATTGGACATAATCCTTTTTCAACCATATCCGCAACGGTTTGATTATGACGAATATTCAACAACTGATTGTCAATTAAAATAGGTGATATCGGAGGCGGTGGCGGCAATTTTGTGTTTACAAAAGATGGATTAAAATAAGAATTAAAATCAGTAACCTCTTTTGCTTTTTGCCAATCTGGCATTCCGTCAGTCCAAACTAAGGTATTTTCGGTAATTTGACCTTGTTTTAATAAATCAATTGAAAATGGCCCAACCCTTTGGTTATTTACAAAAAAATAATACTGCTTCATTTTATTTTGCATTAGTTATTTTAATAAAATATACAATCCTCCAAACTATTTGATAAAATATAATACTAAAAGTAGTAGAAGTAAAAATTGCACTAAAAATTAAAACAAATAAACCTTCTTCGTGGTTTTTGTCAGCATTGATATATATAATTGATATAATAATTGAGCCTAAAATTGTTAATGCAACTGCCAAAGGCATCCCAATTTCTTTTGCACTTTTTTCCGATGTTATCTTTAAATTTTGTTTTTCTAAAAATTTTTGAGTACGTAATTCTGCATCTTCCTTATCTGCGATATCAGAATTATTTTTGCTGTTATCAGATTCTATTAACTTTGAAAATTTTTCATATAATTGTATTTCATCTAAATCCATAGTTGAAAAGGAATTAACATGATTTATTTTTTCCTTTTTGACAAACACTTCCTTGCTTCTGTTTATTTCATTTTGTTTAATAAGATCTTCACTTATGAGTGTCGATATTATTTGTTCCGTAGAATTAGCGATTTGTTTAGTTTTTAATATCCGCGGCAGATCATTTATTTGAAAATTCTTGAGTCTATATACAATCAATAGCCTCTCCTCGGGACTTTTTACATGACAATCTGAATAAAATGATTGATATTCATCTCGAACAAATGTTGATTGCAAAGCATTATTTGAAGCTAATAAAACTAAATGTTGACTATTTGATATTGCTTTATCAATTTCATCTAAAAAATTAAACCCAACTGTGTTTTGTAAGTCTTCGTCTGAAACAAACACTCGTAAACCATATCCGCGAAATGTTTCCCAAATAGGTTGAGCTATTGCTCTGTCTTTTGTAGAAAAACAGATGAAAATATCATAGGCAAACTTCGATTTAGTATCTTTATGAAGAAGTTCAATACTTTTTATTAATTGAGTACGAAATGAATGTTGTCTATCTGAAATTTTATGGTTCCAAAAGTGATTTGGAAGTTGTTCAATAACGAATAAAACAGCATGTTGAACTTCTGCCGTAGTAATCTTTTGTGTTTCTCTATCCAAAATCCCAAGCATTTTATCATGCTCCAATCCGTTTATTTTCCCACTATTTATTATTAATAAGTCTGAAAGTTTACGAATATGTTCGTAATCCACATGGTCTTTGTTATTATCAATGAACTCA carries:
- a CDS encoding prolyl oligopeptidase family serine peptidase; this encodes MKHITNIIILVLISWGLHAQQIDTFLLHQPISKYDTIIYKRIVQFDNNDSLYHVEDYFENGQIQMKGTYSTFDKTVKENYWCNYRTNTKQGLYQTWYENGNPESKYKYLNGKKNGLCEEFYSNGQISDRGYWIPDEIKGNTRGMRHGNFKGWSKEGELLYDFDYDHGLKVNPIDTNYHYLIYTPSDYKSDTLKKYPLIIYLHGGSHRGTDLKKLYGYGIPDQIYRGREFPFIIASPQCPALIRWSTDNWFENFFAEISTKYRIDTNRVYLTGVSLGGAGTWYLAIKYPEKFAAIAPMSGFTSHIDYIYKNSNNLIDIPIWAFHGVIDETVPVEETDRMIEKLKGKNKNLKYRRLPEVGHWIQWLVYPEQDLYDWFLKHDKGDK
- a CDS encoding DUF4339 domain-containing protein, translated to MQNKMKQYYFFVNNQRVGPFSIDLLKQGQITENTLVWTDGMPDWQKAKEVTDFNSYFNPSFVNTKLPPPPPISPILIDNQLLNIRHNQTVADMVEKGLCPITGKKGLDTTITIRKWRSFLNSFSVQKLEIPVSNEGKKIHHKNLGTVWEVIDNVGGFFIYIPLLGGFVILFLFLMGFTYCLPIWLILDFSLGKKVFGFGKIRLDSNSNPYLTN
- a CDS encoding toll/interleukin-1 receptor domain-containing protein; its protein translation is MQSIFDKDTLKRYISENRLKESIRNLLFKLNEFIDNNKDHVDYEHIRKLSDLLIINSGKINGLEHDKMLGILDRETQKITTAEVQHAVLFVIEQLPNHFWNHKISDRQHSFRTQLIKSIELLHKDTKSKFAYDIFICFSTKDRAIAQPIWETFRGYGLRVFVSDEDLQNTVGFNFLDEIDKAISNSQHLVLLASNNALQSTFVRDEYQSFYSDCHVKSPEERLLIVYRLKNFQINDLPRILKTKQIANSTEQIISTLISEDLIKQNEINRSKEVFVKKEKINHVNSFSTMDLDEIQLYEKFSKLIESDNSKNNSDIADKEDAELRTQKFLEKQNLKITSEKSAKEIGMPLAVALTILGSIIISIIYINADKNHEEGLFVLIFSAIFTSTTFSIIFYQIVWRIVYFIKITNAK